The nucleotide sequence TTTGCATTGAAAAAGGGAGTGAAGCTGCATATATATAAGAGGTGAACTGAGGCATCATCACCATCAGGTGTCACAGTTTGATTCAACCTCTATGTGTTCCGTATCGACTTAAAGTTGTGTCTTGTCATAAATTTATATCATCAATCTCATATTCTATCCACATCCACTGTGTTTAGTTATCAAATACGGAAAGTTGTTCCTTCATCAAATTGAAAGAGAGCAGCTTACACAGAGACCACTTTGCTgattcttcaatattgaatttcTCACCTATAGTTCCGACCACAGATAATTTCTATCACATCGTTCTGTTACTTACAAGTGCTATTGTATCGTATCCATTGAACTTCATCTCTTGTACTACAACACAAATAAACTACTTGTATTTTCCACTTTGCcgttggtaagtaaaacattttCCAGAAACATCGATTAGAAAAGGATTAATCCATTGGGAGTTATACAAGTTCACTTTGGGTGAAACATcttcaattactaaataaaagaatggaccttcaaaaatttttattgcaaaaatatcataaattcaATAACACGAATATCAATGAGTAGTTCAGTATACTCTCCTCTTTATTTCCCACCATCATTCtcttttattgaatttcaaacaTTAAAGTTGTAAGATTTTCTTTGGTATTTGGTACAATTCACTCCAATTAAAACGAACCTCTAATTGTGCAGAAAATACTATGAGTACTTCAAAAtcatttctaattaaaattcataatgCATCTAAAGTCTAAAGCTTAAACGTATTATCTCCTATTAAACCAGATGCATAAAGTTGAAAAATGCGCTGTAGGATAGAGGATGAAATGTGCAGAATATTCTGCAATAACCACATTTACCCATTACTGCAAAAACGTGTTAATTAAAGCCATAAAAAACTTCATAAACTTTTTAGATTTCCTAAATTCTATAAATACTCGCTTACATTAAATAAAGTCTGAAATATATCAACAAATGTTTGAATCCTTTGAAAATTggtaaataggggaaaggctcataattttgaccagtttctcattttggacattttgaggataaaattggacactaaaaataaattgattaaaatgatggatttttattccaatatttgatgaataatgaattctatctaaatatttgttctttttggaagattttaacactaaatacgttaaattttgaatatgatttgagttataattgctttgttgaaaattcagtgtgagcaattgctttcgagaaatatgacagaacttcgtgtttacttatGTCTtattagctgtggtgaagtactaacaatatttcttcgcttttcttgagtgatattattgaatattcattgaatattgtattgattcacgttagtagtgatttgtacatttgatctgaagtgagatttgccttgtgaattagatttttcgtgtgaaaaatgggaaattttctaagacattcaccagtgaggtgatactccttattttggacaggtgtttttctcacgaaatttcgtgaagttttagcttttgtgatgactaggttggacaaatgcctggagaaacaaaggagcatcatctctacgaaagagatgtagcgagaaatgccttgaaaagttcccggaaaggccagggaatgagcgaatccgcacgtacttggagtaccgaagtcaactcactttaatgaatgatatggaaagtttccgggcttcttgtgacattctacgtttcccttacatgaacaggaagaggacttggtaagattggttcatgaaatgaagaacaatgggcatcctattgaggcggattagctgtccaaatttacagccaagttgtccaaattaataaccaagttgtccaaaataagagtcaaattcacctctacatattaattcatttttaaacgtattaagactaattttagtaaaaacaatgataataaacccttgccaagtttctaaacaacccttctgaaaagacagtaacaaaaaaatcaattagtattgaaaataatgcacttcaaacttggaacatcgatccttataagcagactgtccaaaattatgagcccttaccctattaagtaatttctttaaaaataccaATTCTAATCGGGGGTGAATAAGTATGAATAgtgagtgaaccgtgagtgaaccgtgagtgatAGATCGGTTAAACAGCGCCGATTAGCCTCTATGATCAGCTGATCGGCAGCTTTAAGGGGGAAGTCGGTTTTCTTTGTGGATTTCGCAAAGACAGTGTtactaatttgtagaagaaaatgTGTATTCGTTTTTTATAAAAACATGACCACTTTGGAATTTTCTACActaatatttgattaaaaaataagtaatgaatagtcagaaaatattataaagcaAGATCAGAATAAACACAGAATTTGAATGAATTAAAACAATTATTAAATCTTTTCGTAGATAAAAATCACTGTttaatactcaaaaaaaaaatagaggcgaatatttatagaaatttacagtaaatataatatataaaaagaaatttgaccattattatttgtaaaatgaagtCTAGGagaatgtaggcaggcttcgcacgtgtgaactttcgaacgatgcgaattttctctttatttccaaaaagttggttccgcatttcttagccagcttagccataagttaagtatttatgaaccttatcttcattgtaaaaataggcagccaaacccttctttcctaggtcctaggatcacaaatagaaaattcactcaaaatgggtaattttgaaggcgcaaatttcatttgattcctcatagttaaactcatttctaaaaaaaatcacttacacagtgaATGAAGAGTATGTAGTAACCCGACTTTGAGGGTTACTTTCAATGATAATTTCATCATCCTAAGATTTTTCTAGAAATATAACTTCCGGAAATAATTCAGATCAAAACAGGaaataattgacaaaaaatatatGATTAAAAAGTATTTGTCACACCATAAGTGTGAAGTAATTAAATAGAGCCGACACTCTTATCTCAAAATGATGGTGCGGAGTCTGAACACCGCCAAAGATGAAAGCAAATCGTGGTGCAGATTGAGCATCCGGAATAAAATATAATGATAAGAGTGAAGCCTCCGAAAAATAGTCACAACATTGCCGAAATTATTAgttattggaaaaattataaaagaggATGAGCTGGAATGAATAATTAGTCTACTCCATCTACTCAGTCCACACACTCAGTCCACTGAGTCTACTCAGTCCACTCAGTGAGCACTGATACCATCCATGTACGGAATTTAAGTCGAGAAATTAATCCTTAGTCACTCTCACTGAGGGCTTTATTATGCTGTGACAGTGTCTTGAGTATTCTCCACAAACCCACCACTGCACTACAAGTATACTGGAGATGATATTTgcgtaataattttttgcatcagagggaaattattttcacggtggcggaaaattcgcaagtactacactgtgtgtggtttcaaacactgaatgtgtgagcgttcgcacatccaccagacaactccagcttgaaaatcataacctcactaaagcctcataagccacagtgcGAGACATTCGTGGTAATTTCCTTttcgacaggcgtatagtctccttcccatcttcatgagacgacggttattgttagtgtgaaccgtgtgaacatgttcatagtcgatttttcgatattcatttggaagaaaaaacagttctccagaaaatgaaaaaaaagtgttttaaagatcttactttagtgcagtgatagtttccgcgggtaCACAGTACAGttataacaatcggaaaataatttttaattgtagataaagtttaatttcgagaaaaaaagcaatgacgaacccaaacccccCATCGTGTGAGCGCTGcccccgggggcaagaatcgcgcaattcgtcattttttttttcattttcctgtttAGGagaaaccaacaattctgtgatagtgaactaggcatgcatagaaacctaaaagatcagagaactttttggtgtagtgcaattcattgcccattttacagttttatcagaaaaaaatcctgaatatgaagcacgaaaaaatgtgcgaaggctgcctacattcccctatgtgttcactaaatctttaaaaaacaaaactgttaaaatcaaaatctctttggaatataaaattaattgattttgccTCCTTTACCTCACAGTCCCAGGTTATTTTCACttgattataaaaaaatgaaaatttttttaaagtttctcaTCAAATATGTTTTACTTGATTTTAAGATGATCACCTGTAAAAATGTCTAAGACAACATAAATCGTAATTTACTTCGTGAAATATATCAATTCTTAATGTTTTTTCTACTTAATTTGACGGTaatgcccagtgcacaataacttttctttgtaaacatgttttcaaaacttcctatgagaatgagcaagatgactagatcaatatctcactcactctcattgaaatgtcaaaaacatgtttactaaataaaagttattgtgcgttgggcataataagtTTAACAAGTTCCTCTCGAGAAGCatgtttataaatcaaaaatttgattAGTTAATAAAATGTTGTGTACTGAGCATAGGAACAATTATTAATTTGCAATTAAGCTTTCAACAACCTTTTTAATAAgtaacttatttataaataagtaagcTGGTTACTGTGCATAGGTTTTCTTATTTATATTAACGAATTAGTAAATCAACTGATTACTGTGCATACCTCCCTTGGGTAGACTCTTACTTACCTCTTATTAAAGACACTATTAAAGTATGAATCTACATTGAAATGATAGATTTTAGGATTATACAGAAATTCCATTTTGAAAGAAAGGACAAGTAACAAGTCTGCTCTACATTTTTGGTAGGGTgaagtctacacttatggatgttatacacttatggacagcgtgcaaaaatcttaagttcttacgtaaaatatatttcgaaaaattataaaattattagtttatgatgtaattaacatttttttgattttttcgaaatcagtttaatgtaataactttagatttttgcgttgtccataagtgtgtataacatccataagtgtagactccaccctataacTAATTCTTCCCCATTTTCCACTCATTCTACTTCCCACAAACTAATAAAACAGACAAACATTCCATTTCTATACAAGATCTTCCTCCAATTACAGGAAAAGCAAACAAATTCACTGAATTGAGTCTCAATAAATTCTCATGTCTCCCAAACGTTACAGAAGATTCAAAAGAGAACTTCTAATGCAACAAATGCAAGATTTGTATATCCAGAACCCTTGTTAAGTAAAAATTGGGTAAATTGGCTATTGTAAATTGTCCTAGAATCTCTTTTACCCTATCTCCGTACATTGTTAGCCAGGATTATCTAAAGAAGATTGTGGGACTACAAACTTTTTACTATTTTGCCATAACAAGTTGATAGTCTGTAGAGAAACTTCTAAGCAAAGTTCAATTTGAGATAATCTTTCAATAGTCAAACAGTTAGACAAATAGACGATTTTTCTATCGATGTAATATTGTGCCTCCTGTTATAAACTCTTTAAATATATCGTATTCTTTTTGCCACTCGTTGAGGCATTTTCTTATCtcaacaataaattttcaactaaattgACCTCCCGCATTTGCGTGCAAATTACATCAAAACGAGAAAATTGTGGCTCAAGACCCATtaagtaattttaataaaaattaaacatcaTAGCTCGACTCAAAGATCTTCTTCGTAGCTGTccacagtgaaaaatatttacgaCTTATTAATTGTCTTTCTAGTAAAAATCATATacagtaaaaaatattagaacgattgattgttttttaaccaTAATTATTGTTGTAAAGTTAAACAGATGAGCACTTcaagaaacccaaaaatatGTAATATTAGTTTTTGTAATGTTTAATCGTAATTTTAAAACGAATTGACATTTCCTAGCGAATCCGGGAAACTCTAGAGCCCGGGAAATTCCTCAGTAACCCAGAAAATTTTCGATAATCATCGGGAATCCGAGTAATTTTTAGGAACCAGTGTCGGAAATTTTTGGTAACATGGAAAATGACAGCTTCCAAAACTCCAGAAAACTCGGGAAATCTTAATGAAACCTGGATAATCCATGGGAATGTTTAGAAGATTTAGTAACTTGGGAATTCAGTATTTTATtgatcgaactccacagagagagcagcatataatgtgattttttcacCTTCCATCCCCAGGAAACAACATTTCCCAACTTATCTATACGttttagacgatttctgagaaatagcGTACCGCTGGTTGTCTATATGTCTATCAGCCCGTTACCACACCTAGAGCCCCAACAGTTACAGATAGAGACTTGGCAAATTTAGGGGACCCCcaataagttgaccctgggaccattagcATGTCTCTGATTTTGCCTTCGCCCTCCTTTTACcttaaaaatcatgtttttttagaTTGTTTGGAATTAAACGCAAATGGATCATCTCTAattacggtttttcaaggtcaaatgttaaaaatgctctagagagtgtatttctcaaccgaatggcaTTATGTTTGGGTTCGTTGAAAAACTCTTGGAGACTGAACCGATCCCAATCTCATTTTATTcgtaattaaattatattacttctgaagtaatttaaaaatgtaggcagctaaaatcctgaaagtcaaaattacaaacgccaaaatccttaaagcgaaaatcccgaaagccttaatcacgaaagccaaaatctcgaatgttcaaaattctgatgggaataaattatatggaggataatgtgtagaataatttcccaagacagaGAAAATTTCTGGTTGTCTCCAGTAATTGCGGgtgtaatcgtgggagtagctatgagacttttaagaatttgggatattggctttaacgattttggatttcgggattttgatcgggacccTTTTAAACAATGCAATGTTTCAagcgatttataaatcggttcaaatcggatGAGAAGTCGTAAACGGTAAGTAGCGGTAAAACCGTGAAGATGAAAAATATTCTACCGTTCAAGAACGAGTTTAATTCATCAGCTAAAAGGaacttattgatttttttcatttatcaaGACTCGTATTCAAAAATCAAATCCCAACAGctgaacttttaaaattttgatatgaaaatttaaataaatgtagtTAAAATATTGTGCTTTTATATGCTAAAGAGCTCgaacttaataaattttttattttgtcgaaaaaacatgtaaagaaaatatgttatttttttagTCTGCTAGGTCCACGTGACCCCTTAAGCAAGAGAGTATAGTATAAAGCAAATACGCAAGGTCACTCAATTAAGATCGCCtcaaaagtaatttaattaaagaaaGTTGTTGAAAAATGTGTGATTGGGCTATATTTAACCATTTCTACCATTTCTACTAATTGAGAACTTTAATTATTCATGAGTCGCGAACAATGCTCTTTTagtatttagtaaaatttacgaaaaaaatataattatttcttttatatttttatctctttttagaaaaaaaaaaaaataaaaagatgaatTTCAAGCAGATTGCATTCACTCTGGTGATTTTTGGTTTTAATCTCTTCTACATATCTGACGGAAAAGTAAGAAATTCACAAACTAATTTTAACAAACTACGAATTTTAAATATGTAACACTTTTGCAGAGGTCCCTTTACGACTTAAGAATGGATAGTGTAAATTGTACCGATAGTGGATTATATGGGAAAATGGATTGTGGAGTTGATGTGATCAACTCTACAGTCTCACACATCCAATTGAACTTCACAGCTATCAAGGATTTTCATCCCATGGTAAGGATTGCATTTTTCTACCGCTACACCACATACCGTAGTTTCCTTCTGGACGTTAACGAAGACTTCTGTGCCTTCATCCGTGAAGACCAACCAGCCAGAGTGACTAATTACTTCTGGCCAACTCTCAAGGATGCCTCAAACTTTGCCGAAGGATGCCCATTCCAAAAGGTATAAAAATCCAATAAATAGTCTTTCAGAacatctttcaaaaaatccactTTTCACCTCTTTCCAGGATCATATATATTACATTAAGGATTACGCCATGGACATGTCATCATTTCCACCAATTTTACCAACCGGAGATTATCGTGTTGACATTGAACTTAAAGAACGATCCGATGATTCACCTATAGCCCTTGTGCAAATTTTCGCCTTCATCAAAAGAAAGTCAATTGCTGAACTTATTTGGAGTAAGGATTAATATTGCACAGATTCAAAAGGACCTCTGATGCCTCCCAATTCACTGTCAACTAAATTTCATATGGATGATTTTGTCATACTGTTAGCAATGAAATAAATTCTATATTTTGCAAATGAAGAATTTTTGTGagatttattaaataaacgTACGAAGCAATGAGagtcctttaaggacgagaaattTTCCCAAAGGTTCCAGGCGAGGACAACATCCCTGAGAGTGATGGGGTGCACTTTACCAAGGGTTTAATCCATTAGACTCTTaggccgtcttcagactagaggctttGCCTAGTTTCttaaggtctcaaaatcttaaaggaCAACCAATTAATTTCGTtctttatggcgtctacacactagagaaatttatgtccatattgaagagtttttcctactcaagcacagaaaatttactgcaatatggacataaatttctgtagtgtgtagagggcATTAGATTCTAACAAATTATTTGAGTTTTATAATACATTTCAGAATCAAAATTACTATCATGTCTCCCGAGGTTGTCGATATGGAAAAATATAATGAACCCTGGAGGCGTTACGACGCTGGCGGACGGAAACCTAGGTTTGTATGAAATAGCGAGGAGTTGTACAGGAGGTTTTGCTTCTAAAAGGGACGAACACTCAATCCCGGGAtcatgcacattttcgggaccgacaAAAaggcgcgaaatggcattatgcatcgagaaaatttgcatacccgcaggggctttcttttgaataaatctacTTACTTACTTTttgagtaaaagtagttcaaacaaaaagattcaactgtttaatagaaaagcATTAGCAAACAGTACATTTtagccagagttcttcaataaatgattagaatatttagaaaatttactttaatgttttcaaatttcccgcttcGCAACAtaatatacattcaggcgtatttcaaaaatgatttcacaaatttacccccaatggtaggcaaaattgcataattttatgtgcataattccgtcaggtgcataatcccgaaggacttaatgcccgGACTCAGTATAACTGCCACTTACACAAGATATcgttgtagggtaaagtgatataatatggaattagtgttacaagttggacaattcgctggtacaagttggacatggcatTTTTCtagataaatacagtacaaaattagtttttaagcacaagaaaccaaattataaaactaaagcattaaaaatatacaaataaaaatggagtactaaatttatcaagacaaaaagctgtccaaattgtaccattattgtccaatttgtaccactgtccaacttgtaccactttaccctaacgtCTACTCTTCgtcgatgtaaaattttatctcaacTGAAGTGAATGATGTTCGTTTGATAAAATTCATAACGTTGATATTCGAAATGTTCTTAAAGAGTTTTTCCGTGAAAATGCGTGCACCATATACAATTGTTTCGCAATTCAAGACCTcgaattcgaaattaaatttaaaatagtaaAGTAAATcatcgaaattaaaaaaaaaaaaagaaattagaatagaataaattaggaaaaaaagtaaaatttattaatttttcaataattgttGTCGTAAAAGGTGAAAATTTAACTGTTATATGGTTCTAATCACATAAATTTTAAGGCAAAAAATGCTATAATTGGCTTTGATAGAAGTCAAATCAATTcttctaaactaaatattacACCAAAATAGAAGTGGACTATTATAATTTTCTACTCTATCCTAGAAATAAAGACTCATTCTAATTCAATAAatcatcatgattttttttaactacacTTATAAAGCCTTtgataaaaagttttaaaaaaatgatatcaTGAAGTTTTACAACATTTTCACACAAATTTCCTATACAAAACCCTTTAATGATTTTCTTATCATTTGAACAATTATTATAAATCAAAAAGAGCCAATTTAGTTATTAAATAGACAGACATCTACCCAATTACTCATACAAAATATTCTGGTTAATTCTATCATTCTATCTGATCTGTTGAATTCAAAAATGCTTCTTGCTTTTCCTGGTAAACcctgaaatattttacattacAAATAATTCTCATTTTCATCATGACATTCAAGGGAGTGACAATTTTTCTATCTATCTTTGTGCTTTCTTTCGGGATAGTTTGGGCTGCGGTGAgtatcaaaaaattaataataactatAAATAACAATCCTGTTTAATTTTCAGAGTATGTATGATTTAATGGTGAAAAGAACCATTTGCACTGAACTAGAAGAAAACTATCTAGATATTTCCTGTTCtgttaaattgaaaaatcgcACAACAAGCTACATTCAGATTAATGTTACTTTTCACTACGACTTAATTGAtccaataattaaaattactttctACTACCGTTTTACTGTTTATCGAAAATTCCTTATTGACGTATCCGAAGATTTCTGTGGATTAACCAAGAAGGGTAAACCTGCTCCAGTTATCAACTTAATATGGAAAACACTGAATGAAGCATCAAATTTCGCTGAAGGATGTCCATTTTCAAAAGTAAGTTGTAttcgaaataattaatttaatggttctcaggaattttcttatCACAGGGTCAAAATTACTACGTTAAGGATTATGTTTTCGACGTCTCCCAATTTCCGCCTGCAATGCCAACTGGTGACTATCGTATTGATATTGTTGTCTCCAACAGCTTGGACAAAAAGGACGTTGTTAAAGCCCAAATTTTCGcggaaattaaaagaaaacccATGGCTGATATAAAGTGGAATTAAGAGGAAAATCCGCATGAATTCAACTTCTGTTGGTtcaactttaataatttttttctggtgGTTTGTGCTAATAAACTATTGTAATAAATATCGCacaaaagttttatttaaagtCTTTGGCAAGGATACCAAAAACAATGGTCAAAAGATAAAAGAATTACATTGTGAACGTATATTTAAGTGCAGAATACTATACGAAAACTCAAAATAATAATactaataatagtaataataatatgaTTTAAcaaataataggggaaagtactctcccttcgaacgttcgtgccttcgaatcgaatattgtgaattttcttttatttttcctaaaagacttacacatttctattatatTAGCTGGCTTATCATGAATTCTTgataatttcgtgataatttagtataaatctcttgcgaaaaacaaaagaaagtcACATTATTcgaca is from Phlebotomus papatasi isolate M1 chromosome 1, Ppap_2.1, whole genome shotgun sequence and encodes:
- the LOC129799260 gene encoding uncharacterized protein LOC129799260, yielding MYDLMVKRTICTELEENYLDISCSVKLKNRTTSYIQINVTFHYDLIDPIIKITFYYRFTVYRKFLIDVSEDFCGLTKKGKPAPVINLIWKTLNEASNFAEGCPFSKGQNYYVKDYVFDVSQFPPAMPTGDYRIDIVVSNSLDKKDVVKAQIFAEIKRKPMADIKWN
- the LOC129799259 gene encoding uncharacterized protein LOC129799259, which produces MNFKQIAFTLVIFGFNLFYISDGKRSLYDLRMDSVNCTDSGLYGKMDCGVDVINSTVSHIQLNFTAIKDFHPMVRIAFFYRYTTYRSFLLDVNEDFCAFIREDQPARVTNYFWPTLKDASNFAEGCPFQKDHIYYIKDYAMDMSSFPPILPTGDYRVDIELKERSDDSPIALVQIFAFIKRKSIAELIWSKD